GGAGGAAGCGGACGAGGTGGCGCACGCTCACCGGCTCGAAGCGGGACCGCTCCCGGTCGCGCTGGCGCCGGTGGACCCGCGCCGCGAGGCGGCGGGACCACCACCTCCCCTCGAGGACGCGCAGGGCCGCGCCGGTGCCCTCGAGCTCGAGCAGCGCCACCTCGACGTCGCCCGGCACCGCGCCGAGCGCCGCGGCGAGCTCGGCCGCGCTCGCCGGACCGAGGAGCTCGAGGTGGCCGCGCACCGCCGTGACGAGCGCCTCGCTGCGCCCGACGGGCGCCCGGTCGCGGAGCGCGACGTCCGGCCGGAAGGTCGCGCCGGGCAGGAGGGCCTCGGCCTCGGGGCGCCGCTCGGTCGCGCACCAGAAGGCCGTGCCGCCCTGGTCGACGAGCGCCGCGCGCCCGCGCGCGACGAGCGCCGCGAAGCGCGCCTCGAGCGCCTCGTCGGGCCGGAGCACGACGGCCGACATGAGCAGGTCGTGGAGCTCGTCCGCGTCCCGCGGCACGAGAGCTGCTTCCCGGCGCACCTCGGCGACGACCGCCTCGTCGAGCACGCTCAGGTCGTGGGCCTCGAGCGGGATGCCGCGCCGCAGCGGGACCGCTCGGGTCCGGCGTTCCTCGAGGGGGGCGCCGTCGAGGAAGGTGTAGGGCCGGCCGGCGAGGATCTCGTGCGAGAGCACGGACGCCTCGACGGTGTCGACGCAGCGGGCAGCGACGCGGCCGGTGCGCAGCCCCTCGACGAGCCGGGCGAGGCCCTCGTAGTCGATCGCCTCGCTCAGGCAGTCCTCGACGCTCTGGCGCACGAGGGGGTGATCGGGGACGGCGATGGGCCCCGAGACGTTCTCCTGGCACGCCGCGAGGGCCGGGAAGACGGCGGCCAGCAGGTCGTCCGCCTCCATCCGCTGGATCGCCGGCGGCAGGTGCCGGGCCCCCCGGTAGCGGGGGGAGACGAGCGAGCGCGACACGTTCCAGCGCCAGCGCGCGGCGAAGATCGGCGTCGGGAGGACCGCCTGGACGAGCAGGTCGCGCAGGGTCTCCGGCGACAGGAAGGCCGTGACCGCCTCGAGCGGAAAGGCGTGCTGTGCGCCGAGGGAGAGCACGACGGCGTCGTCGCTCGCCGCCGCCTGGAGCTCGAAGTCGAAGGTCCGGCAGAAGCGCTTGCGCAGGGCGAGGCCGAGGCCGCGGTTGACGCGCGCGCCGTAGGGCGAGTGCACGACGAGCTGCATGCCGCCGGCGTCGTCGAAGAAGCGCTCGACGACGAGGCGGGACTTCGTCGGCAGCGCACCGAGCTCGGCGCGCGCCGTGGCGAGGTAGGCGACGGCCTCCTCGATCGGCCGTCCGTCCTCGCCCGACCATCGGGCGAGCGCCTCGCAGGCGGCCCGAACGCCGCCGCGCTCGAGCGAGCGCTCGACGAGCTCGCGGCAGGCGGAGACGGCGTCGGCCAGCTCGTCGGTGCGTGCCGGCGCCTCCCCGAGCCAGAACGGAATCGTCGGGGGGGCGCCGCGGGCGTCGACGACGCGCACCGTTCCCGCCTCCACGCGGCGCACCTGCCACGAGTTGCTCCCGAGGAGGAAGACGTCGCCCACCATCGCCTCGACCGCGAAGTCCTCGTGGACGGTGCCGACGAGGGCGTCGTCGCCGTCGACGACGACGCGGTAGTCCGCGAGCTCGGGGATCGCGCCGCCCGACGTCGTCGCCGTGAGCCGGGCCCCCCGGCGCGCCGACAGGACGCCGTTCACCCGGTCGCGCCGCACGTGCGCCCCGCGCACGCCCCGTCCGGTCGTCACCCCCTCGCTCACGAGGGTCACGACCGCCTCGAGGTCCTCGTCGGCGAGGTCGGCGTAGGGCGCGGCCCGGCGGACGAGCGCGGCGAGCTCCGCCTCGCGGATCCCCTCCTCCCCGGCGGCGGCGCACTCGGCGACGATCTGCTGGGCGAGGATGTCGAGCGGCGCCACCGGCGGGCGCACCGCGTCGAGCTGGCCGGCACGCACCGCGGCGAGGAGCGCGAGCGACTCGACGAGCTCGTCCCGGGTGAGCGGGTAGAGGCGGCCCTTCGGCACGCCGTCGAGCCGGTGGCAGGCGCGCCCGACGCGCTGGAGGAAGGTGGCAATCGCCCGGGGTGAGCCGACCTGGCAGACGAGGTCGACGGGCCCGACGTCGATCCCGAGCTCGAGCGAGGCCGTGGCGACGACGGCCTGCAGCTCGCCGGCGCGAAGGCGCGCCTCGACGAGGAGCCGGCGCTCGGCCGACAGGCTGCCGTGGTGCGCCGCCACCTGCTCGCCGAGCTCGCCGGCGAGCAGGTAGGCGAGGCGCTCGGCCATCTTGCGCGTGTTGACGAAGACGAGCGTCGTGCGGTGCGCTCGGACCTGCGCGGCGAGCGACGCGACGAGGTCGCCGAGCTGGCCCGTCGACGCCACCGCGCCGAGCTCGTCGGCGGGGAGCTCGACGGCGAGGTCGAGGCGCCGGAGGTGGCCGACGTCGACGACGGTGCAGCGGGGGGAGCCGTCGGCGAGGCTGCGCTCGGGGCCCGCGCCCACGAGGAGGCGGGCGAGCGCCTCGATGGGCCGCTGGGTCGCGGACAGCGCGATGCGCGTCGGGCGTCGGGCGCCAGGGCGGCCGGCGGCGACGATGCGCTCCAGGCGCTCCAAGGTGAGCGCGAGGTGCGCGCCGCGCCGGTCGCGCGCCAGGGCGTGGATCTCGTCGACGATGACCGTCTCGACCCCGGCGAGCAGCTCGCGCCCGCGTCGAGCCGTGGCGAGGAGGTAGAGGGACTCGGGCGTCGTGACGAGGATGTCGGGCGGGTCGCGCACGAGCGCGGCGCGTCCCGCGGCCGGCGTGTCGCCGTTGCGCACACCGACGCGCACCTCGGGCAGGGCGAAGCCGAGCTCTCGCCCGAGCGCCGCGATGGCGGCGAGGGGGCCCTCGAGGTTCTCGCGCACGTCGACGGTGAGCGCCCGCAGCGGCGAGACGTAGACGACCGAGGTGCCCCTTCGCTCGGCGCCCGCCGGGGCCTTGAGGCAGCGGTCGATCGCCACGAGGAAGCCGGCGAGCGTCTTGCCCGAACCGGTCGGGGCAGCGACGAGCGTGTCGCTTCCCGCCGCGATGGCGGCCCACCCCGCTGCCTGGGCGCTGGTCGGCCCGGCCGGGAAGGTGCGGCGGAACCACTCGGCGAGGGCGGGGTGGAAGGAGGCGAGCGGGTCGGGGGCGCCCATCGGCGGGATTCTAGGCGGTGGGGTCGAACAGACGTTCGGATCGCCGGCGCGCCGCCCGGTCAGCGCCAGGGCCGGTCCCGCCGGAGGTGGGGCGGCCCGGACCACGGGCGCGCGCTGAGACGCCAGCGGTAGCGGGCCTTCGGCTCCCAGCCGGGCTGCCGGGCGCGCGTCGGCTCGGCGCGCGCCCAGCAGCGCTCGACCGCGAGCTCGATGGCCGCGAGCACGTCCGGTGGAGGCGCGAGCGGTGCGGCACCCTCGCCGTCCGCGGGCCGGCCGCCGCTCACAGCGGCATGTTGCCGTGCTTGCGCCGCGGCAGGTCCTCCCGCTTGGAGGCGAGGAGCTCCAGGCTGCGGGCGAGGGCGCGCCGCGTCTCGGCCGGGTCGATGACGTCGTCCACGTAGCCGCGCTCGGCCGCGAGGTAGGGGTTCGTGAAGCGCTCGGCGTAGCGCGCGACGAGCTCGGCGCGCAGCGCCTCGGGGTCGGCGGCTTCGGCGAGCTCGCGCCGGTGCACGATCTCGACAGCGCCCTCGGCGCCCATGACGGCGAGCTCCGCCGAGGGCCAGGCGAGGGCGATGTCGGCGCCGATCGACTTCGAGTCCATCACGATGTAGGCGCCGCCGTAGGCCTTGCGAACGATCACCTGGATGCGGGGGACGGTGGCCTCGCAGTAGGCGTAGAGGAGCTTGGCGCCGTGCCGGATGATCCCGCCGAACTCCTGGTCGGTCCCGGGCATGAACCCGGGGACGTCGACGAAGGTGACGAGGGGGATGTTGAAGGCGTCGCAGGTGCGGGCGAAGCGAGCACCCTTCTCCGACGCGTCGATGTCGAGCACCCCGGCGAGCACCTGCGGCTGGTTGGCGAGGATCCCGACGACCTCGCCGCCGATGCGCGCGAGGCCGCAGGTGAGGTTCGTGGCGAAGTGCGCGAGGTACTCGAGGTACTCGCCGTCGTCGACGACAGCCTGGATGAGCCGCTTCATGTCGTAAGGCTGGTTCGGCCGGGACGGGACGAGGTCGCGCAGCTCCGGCACGAGGCGGCCCACGTCGTCGGTGCACGGCACCGAGGGCGGCTCCTCGAGGTTGTTCGACGGCAGGAAGGAGAGCAGGTAGCGCACGTCCTCGAGGCAGGAGCGCTCGTCGGGGGCGACGAAGGCGGCGACGCCCGAGCGCGTCGCGTGGGTCATCGCGCCGCCGAGCTGCTCTGCGTCGACGTCCTCGCCGGTCACGGCGCGCACGACGTCGGGACCGGTGATGAACATGTGGCTCGTGCCCTGGACCATGAAGACGAAGTCGGTGAGCGCCGGCGCGTAGACCGCGCCGCCGGCCGACGGCCCGAGGATCACGCTGATCTGCGGGATCACCCCCGAGGCGCGGGCGTTGCGCACGAAGATGCCGCCGAAGCCGTTGAGCGCCGCGACGCCCTCCTGGATCCTCGCCCCGCCCCCGTCGAGCAGGCCGACGAGGGGGACGCCGGTGCGCAGCGCCAGGTCCTGCACCTTGTTGATCTTCTCGGCGTGCGCCTCGCCGAGCGACCCGCCGAAGACGGTGAAGTCCTGGCTGTACACGCAGACGCGCCGCCCGTCGATCGTCCCGTAGCCGCAGACGACGCCGTCGGTGTAGGGACGGTTGTCGTCGAGGCCGGCGCCGTGGGCGCGGTGGCGCACGAGGGCGTCGAGCTCCTGGAACGAGCCCGGGTCGAGGAGGTGGTCGATTCGCTCGCGCGCCGTCAGCTTTCCCCTCGCCCGGTGGGCCGCGAGGGCCCGGGGCGTCCCGGCGTTGCGTGCCGCCTCCTTGCGCCGCTCGAGGTCGGCGAGGCGGGCGGCGGCGAGCTCGTCGACGGCCGTCTCGGACATCGCACGAAGGCTACCGGCGCCAGCGAGCCGGTGCCTCAGGCCTCGAGCTCGCGCCGGCCGGCGAGCGCCCTGCCGAGCGTGAGCTCGTCGGCGTACTCGAGGTCGCCGCCGACGGGCAGCCCGCTCGCGATGCGTGTCACGGTGATCCCGAGCGGGCGGAGGAGCCGGGCGAGGTACAGGCCGGTGGTGTCGCCCTCGAGGTTCGGGTTCGTGCACACGATGACCTCGCGCACGCCCTCGGACTCGATGCGGGCGAGCAGCTCGCGCACGCGCAGGTGCTCGGGGCCGACCCCCTCGATCGGGTTGAGCGCCCCGCCGAGCACGTGGTAGCGGCCGTGGAACTCGCGGGTGCGCTCGATGGCGACGATGTCGCGAGGGTCCTCGACGACGCAGACGAGCGTCGGGTCGCGACGGTCGTCGGCGCAGATCGTGCAGCGCGCCGAGAGCGCGATGTTGAAGCAGACCTCGCAGACGACGACGCGCTCGCGCACCTCCACGATGGCCGCGGCCAGGCGCAGCGCGTCCTCCTTCGCCACCTTGAGGAGGTGGAAGGCGAGGCGCTGCGCCGACTTCGGCCCGATGCCCGGGAGGCGACCGAGCTCGTCGACGAGGTCCTGGATCGGTCCGTCGAACAGCGGCAGGGGAGCTCCTCGC
The window above is part of the Acidimicrobiales bacterium genome. Proteins encoded here:
- a CDS encoding DEAD/DEAH box helicase, whose amino-acid sequence is MGAPDPLASFHPALAEWFRRTFPAGPTSAQAAGWAAIAAGSDTLVAAPTGSGKTLAGFLVAIDRCLKAPAGAERRGTSVVYVSPLRALTVDVRENLEGPLAAIAALGRELGFALPEVRVGVRNGDTPAAGRAALVRDPPDILVTTPESLYLLATARRGRELLAGVETVIVDEIHALARDRRGAHLALTLERLERIVAAGRPGARRPTRIALSATQRPIEALARLLVGAGPERSLADGSPRCTVVDVGHLRRLDLAVELPADELGAVASTGQLGDLVASLAAQVRAHRTTLVFVNTRKMAERLAYLLAGELGEQVAAHHGSLSAERRLLVEARLRAGELQAVVATASLELGIDVGPVDLVCQVGSPRAIATFLQRVGRACHRLDGVPKGRLYPLTRDELVESLALLAAVRAGQLDAVRPPVAPLDILAQQIVAECAAAGEEGIREAELAALVRRAAPYADLADEDLEAVVTLVSEGVTTGRGVRGAHVRRDRVNGVLSARRGARLTATTSGGAIPELADYRVVVDGDDALVGTVHEDFAVEAMVGDVFLLGSNSWQVRRVEAGTVRVVDARGAPPTIPFWLGEAPARTDELADAVSACRELVERSLERGGVRAACEALARWSGEDGRPIEEAVAYLATARAELGALPTKSRLVVERFFDDAGGMQLVVHSPYGARVNRGLGLALRKRFCRTFDFELQAAASDDAVVLSLGAQHAFPLEAVTAFLSPETLRDLLVQAVLPTPIFAARWRWNVSRSLVSPRYRGARHLPPAIQRMEADDLLAAVFPALAACQENVSGPIAVPDHPLVRQSVEDCLSEAIDYEGLARLVEGLRTGRVAARCVDTVEASVLSHEILAGRPYTFLDGAPLEERRTRAVPLRRGIPLEAHDLSVLDEAVVAEVRREAALVPRDADELHDLLMSAVVLRPDEALEARFAALVARGRAALVDQGGTAFWCATERRPEAEALLPGATFRPDVALRDRAPVGRSEALVTAVRGHLELLGPASAAELAAALGAVPGDVEVALLELEGTGAALRVLEGRWWSRRLAARVHRRQRDRERSRFEPVSVRHLVRFLLEWQHATPTSRLAGLDGLATVLGQLQGIEAPVGAWESSILPSRVAGYSPALLDELCAHGEVAWGRLSLPAAPAEQRRGGATPSSATPVALVRRDDLHWLLAAARGGAEVPAGPPGAAGEVREVLEARGALFFSDLCAATGRLPLEIAEALWDGVARGALASDGFQTVRALLSGRYRAPARRHEARFGGRLRAAPLRRRLPSALAGGRWSLLPGARPADFEPDDLADALAAQLLERWGIVFRDLARREAIALPWREVLWALRRLEARGVARGGRFVAGVAGEQFALPEALELLRRVAARPLEGAVVRLSAADPLNLTGIVLAGPRLPALAGRELVLTDGLVLDEGAPASGRAS
- a CDS encoding acyl-CoA carboxylase subunit beta, translating into MSETAVDELAAARLADLERRKEAARNAGTPRALAAHRARGKLTARERIDHLLDPGSFQELDALVRHRAHGAGLDDNRPYTDGVVCGYGTIDGRRVCVYSQDFTVFGGSLGEAHAEKINKVQDLALRTGVPLVGLLDGGGARIQEGVAALNGFGGIFVRNARASGVIPQISVILGPSAGGAVYAPALTDFVFMVQGTSHMFITGPDVVRAVTGEDVDAEQLGGAMTHATRSGVAAFVAPDERSCLEDVRYLLSFLPSNNLEEPPSVPCTDDVGRLVPELRDLVPSRPNQPYDMKRLIQAVVDDGEYLEYLAHFATNLTCGLARIGGEVVGILANQPQVLAGVLDIDASEKGARFARTCDAFNIPLVTFVDVPGFMPGTDQEFGGIIRHGAKLLYAYCEATVPRIQVIVRKAYGGAYIVMDSKSIGADIALAWPSAELAVMGAEGAVEIVHRRELAEAADPEALRAELVARYAERFTNPYLAAERGYVDDVIDPAETRRALARSLELLASKREDLPRRKHGNMPL
- the recR gene encoding recombination mediator RecR, with product MPLFDGPIQDLVDELGRLPGIGPKSAQRLAFHLLKVAKEDALRLAAAIVEVRERVVVCEVCFNIALSARCTICADDRRDPTLVCVVEDPRDIVAIERTREFHGRYHVLGGALNPIEGVGPEHLRVRELLARIESEGVREVIVCTNPNLEGDTTGLYLARLLRPLGITVTRIASGLPVGGDLEYADELTLGRALAGRRELEA